One part of the Parabacteroides distasonis ATCC 8503 genome encodes these proteins:
- a CDS encoding tyrosine-type recombinase/integrase produces MATFKFLVLPHQRKEDGTYNVKIRITQKGKSKYIKTSHNVSVSDIIKKKDNGKEKIKIKNQAVIDLMEEMILGFKKKLTSAGVEAEHWEVDRIVEYLTTEEENFSLNFISYGRKIADDLEQDGRLGTAKNYRIAINALVRFIGKEELDINLITASFMRAFEKFLKNEPSFKGCRDGGSKPTDKPKGKRVISLYTSQIKTLHNLAKNEYNDEDRGIIRIPFSPFSKYKIAPVPQSEHRTLSIDQVQQIIDLPYKQNARNGGQPVFNLAKDIFILSFAMMGMNSADFYNAPTVENGIISYQRTKTRTRREDKAEMKVRIEPEIKKLFEKYSDPSGEKVFIFHKRYRSSENFNKSINKGLDEIGEIIGVPDLNYYYARHTMATLAANKAGIDIARVDEMLNHTDSTLKLARVYIERDYSVLWEANRKLLSLFKWDSLK; encoded by the coding sequence ATGGCTACATTCAAATTTTTAGTACTCCCGCATCAACGGAAAGAGGATGGTACATATAACGTAAAAATCCGTATAACACAGAAAGGCAAGTCCAAATACATCAAGACCAGCCACAATGTGTCAGTTTCAGATATTATAAAAAAGAAAGACAACGGAAAAGAAAAAATCAAGATCAAGAATCAAGCCGTAATCGACCTAATGGAAGAGATGATATTAGGATTTAAGAAAAAATTGACATCCGCAGGTGTTGAAGCAGAGCACTGGGAGGTTGATCGAATTGTGGAGTACTTGACTACAGAGGAAGAGAATTTCAGCCTGAATTTCATTTCCTATGGACGAAAAATAGCGGATGATCTCGAGCAGGACGGAAGACTAGGTACGGCAAAGAACTATCGGATAGCCATAAATGCGCTTGTCAGGTTCATCGGAAAAGAAGAGCTCGACATAAACCTCATTACAGCATCTTTTATGAGAGCGTTTGAGAAGTTCCTAAAAAATGAACCTTCTTTTAAAGGATGCCGCGATGGTGGATCAAAACCAACTGATAAGCCTAAAGGCAAACGGGTCATATCCCTTTACACATCACAAATCAAAACATTACACAACCTCGCTAAAAATGAATATAACGACGAGGATAGAGGAATCATACGCATCCCATTTTCCCCGTTCTCAAAATACAAAATCGCACCAGTTCCCCAAAGTGAGCATCGAACATTGTCTATAGACCAAGTACAGCAAATAATAGATCTTCCGTATAAACAAAATGCTCGCAATGGAGGTCAGCCTGTTTTCAATTTAGCGAAAGACATTTTTATCCTATCATTTGCGATGATGGGCATGAATAGTGCCGATTTCTATAATGCTCCTACCGTCGAAAACGGAATTATTTCCTATCAAAGGACTAAGACACGTACTAGGCGTGAAGATAAGGCAGAAATGAAAGTCCGGATTGAACCGGAAATAAAAAAACTGTTTGAGAAATACTCCGACCCATCTGGAGAGAAAGTCTTTATTTTTCATAAGCGGTATAGAAGTTCAGAGAATTTCAATAAATCAATAAATAAAGGACTAGATGAGATAGGAGAAATAATAGGAGTTCCGGATCTGAATTATTATTATGCCCGGCATACAATGGCAACGTTAGCCGCTAATAAAGCGGGCATTGATATTGCAAGGGTAGATGAGATGCTTAACCATACCGATTCCACATTGAAGTTGGCTCGTGTGTATATCGAACGGGATTACAGTGTACTTTGGGAGGCCAACAGGAAGTTGTTATCCTTATTCAAATGGGATAGTCTAAAATAA
- a CDS encoding alkaline phosphatase: protein MKKTLAFLLLLAIIIMPANAVEKENVKPVKNVILLIPDGTSLATISIARWLQWYQDPSKPKLNIDPYLCGTVRTHSSNAPIGDSAPTTSCYMTGQPSRTGYVSTYPENDGDNDIYPTDPARAFQPLTTVLEAGKMLQGKATGLVFTCEFPHATPADCSAHSYNRGKYDWIAPQMVHNDIDVVIGGGVSILTKDMEDYLLANGYGVYRNDLKGMRADNNQKMWALYGNKEMAYDIDRNPEEQPSIEEMTRKAIDKLSKNPNGFFLMVEGSKVDWAAHGNDPVGMATDFLAFDRACGAALEFARNNGETAVVIVPDHGNSGISLGRRDCKGYDKLTKDQLFHQFSLYKLTAEGFANKVNSVPNSEVQNVFRTYAGFELTPEEMNALNNCKDYKNSPIPEDQRKPEDNSSMYSGSLTGLMAHIITSRTCFGFTTGGHTGEEVFLAAYHPQGTLPLGMNTNIELNEYLCNLFGLTHENLEDLTNKNFARHTDVFEDYTCEIVPAADEKGSPTLIVKNKKDKKKQLTITPFSNIVKSGKKGQDEIRLNSVVVYVDKNNTFYLPASLVDFLK from the coding sequence ATGAAAAAAACATTAGCTTTTCTGCTTTTGCTGGCTATTATCATCATGCCGGCCAATGCCGTGGAAAAGGAGAACGTGAAGCCTGTCAAGAACGTGATCCTTTTAATCCCGGACGGAACCTCATTGGCGACTATCTCTATCGCCCGTTGGTTGCAATGGTACCAAGATCCCAGCAAACCGAAATTGAACATCGACCCGTATTTGTGCGGAACGGTGCGTACGCATTCTTCTAACGCCCCTATCGGCGACTCCGCTCCTACTACATCATGCTACATGACCGGACAACCGAGCCGTACGGGTTATGTATCCACTTACCCGGAGAACGACGGTGATAACGATATCTACCCGACCGACCCGGCCCGTGCCTTCCAACCGCTTACCACTGTATTGGAGGCTGGAAAGATGTTGCAGGGCAAAGCCACGGGATTGGTTTTCACTTGCGAATTCCCGCACGCTACCCCGGCGGACTGCTCCGCTCATAGCTACAACCGTGGTAAATACGACTGGATCGCTCCGCAGATGGTTCATAATGATATCGATGTCGTTATCGGTGGTGGAGTTTCTATCCTTACAAAGGATATGGAAGATTATCTATTGGCGAACGGATACGGCGTATATAGAAACGACCTGAAAGGTATGCGTGCCGATAATAATCAGAAGATGTGGGCTTTATATGGCAACAAGGAAATGGCTTACGATATCGACCGCAATCCGGAAGAGCAACCTTCTATCGAGGAAATGACTCGTAAGGCGATCGACAAATTATCCAAGAACCCGAATGGCTTCTTCTTAATGGTAGAAGGCAGTAAGGTAGACTGGGCCGCTCATGGAAATGACCCGGTAGGTATGGCTACCGATTTCTTGGCATTCGATCGTGCCTGCGGTGCCGCATTGGAGTTCGCACGCAATAACGGCGAGACTGCCGTTGTCATCGTACCCGACCACGGAAACAGCGGTATCAGCTTAGGTAGAAGAGATTGTAAAGGTTACGATAAATTGACGAAAGATCAATTGTTCCACCAATTCTCCCTGTATAAATTGACCGCCGAGGGTTTCGCCAACAAGGTAAACAGCGTTCCTAACTCAGAAGTGCAAAACGTATTCCGCACCTACGCCGGCTTCGAGCTGACACCGGAAGAGATGAATGCGTTGAACAATTGCAAGGATTATAAGAATAGCCCGATACCGGAAGACCAACGCAAACCAGAAGATAATTCCTCCATGTACAGTGGCTCGTTAACCGGATTGATGGCGCATATCATCACTTCCCGCACTTGCTTCGGTTTCACGACCGGCGGCCATACGGGCGAGGAAGTATTCCTTGCCGCTTACCATCCGCAAGGAACCTTACCCCTAGGTATGAATACGAACATCGAGCTGAATGAGTACTTATGCAATTTGTTCGGATTGACACACGAAAACTTGGAAGATCTTACAAACAAGAACTTCGCACGCCACACGGACGTATTCGAGGATTACACTTGCGAGATCGTCCCTGCCGCCGACGAGAAAGGTTCTCCAACCTTGATCGTTAAGAACAAGAAAGATAAGAAAAAACAGCTAACGATCACCCCGTTCTCCAATATCGTGAAGTCCGGGAAGAAAGGCCAAGATGAGATACGGTTAAACTCTGTCGTCGTTTATGTCGATAAAAATAACACGTTCTATCTTCCGGCAAGTCTAGTTGATTTCTTAAAATAA
- a CDS encoding M24 family metallopeptidase, with protein MISEELKNDLKIKWDRMRDGMAKMGMDACLLTVDVNLYYTTGQIYSGYFYLPVDGEPWFLIKRPNGLSGHQVEYIRKPEDIPTLFAERGIKMPKRLLLEADELTYNEYIRLQKVFQPEEAGNATAFMRNLRRVKTPWEIGQFRIAARKHEATYSEIPECFRPGMTDLEFQYEIEKRMRKNGSIGLFRAFGANMDIYMGSILAGENAETPSPFDFALGGGGIDASCPLGANGTLLKEGTAIMVDMAGNYTAYMTDMTRVFSVGRLTEEAYRAHQVALTIQQEVENATRPGTACSDLYNIAANIAKKEGLSANFMGTEQQAKFVGHGIGIQINELPVLTPRSKEELLPNMVFALEPKFVIPGVGAVGIENSFLVTETGVEKLTRFNEEIIPLGN; from the coding sequence ATGATTTCAGAAGAATTGAAGAACGACCTAAAGATAAAATGGGATCGGATGAGAGATGGTATGGCAAAGATGGGTATGGATGCCTGTTTGCTTACCGTAGATGTAAATCTTTATTATACGACAGGACAAATCTATAGTGGTTATTTTTATTTGCCGGTAGACGGTGAGCCGTGGTTCCTGATCAAGCGACCGAACGGGCTTTCAGGACATCAAGTGGAATACATCCGTAAGCCGGAAGACATCCCAACCTTATTTGCGGAACGAGGAATTAAGATGCCGAAAAGACTCTTATTAGAGGCAGATGAGTTAACTTATAATGAATATATCCGTTTACAAAAGGTATTCCAACCGGAGGAGGCCGGTAACGCCACCGCTTTCATGCGAAACCTTCGCCGGGTAAAAACCCCTTGGGAGATCGGGCAATTCCGTATCGCCGCCCGCAAGCATGAGGCTACTTATAGCGAGATCCCGGAATGTTTCCGTCCCGGTATGACAGACTTGGAGTTTCAGTACGAGATCGAGAAACGTATGCGCAAGAACGGCTCGATCGGTCTTTTCCGTGCTTTCGGAGCCAATATGGATATCTATATGGGCAGTATTCTCGCCGGGGAAAACGCCGAGACCCCATCCCCTTTTGATTTCGCTTTGGGTGGAGGCGGCATAGACGCTTCTTGTCCGCTGGGCGCTAACGGTACTTTATTAAAAGAAGGTACCGCTATCATGGTGGATATGGCCGGCAATTATACGGCTTATATGACGGACATGACCCGTGTCTTCTCCGTAGGCCGCCTGACGGAGGAAGCTTATCGGGCGCATCAAGTGGCCCTTACGATACAGCAGGAGGTAGAAAACGCTACCCGCCCGGGAACCGCTTGTTCGGATTTATATAATATAGCGGCGAATATCGCTAAGAAAGAAGGTCTTTCGGCTAACTTTATGGGAACCGAGCAACAGGCTAAATTCGTAGGACATGGCATCGGTATACAGATCAATGAGCTACCTGTGCTTACCCCTCGCTCGAAAGAGGAGCTTTTACCGAATATGGTGTTCGCCTTGGAGCCCAAATTCGTGATCCCGGGTGTCGGTGCCGTGGGTATCGAGAACAGTTTCCTTGTAACGGAGACGGGCGTGGAGAAGTTGACACGGTTCAACGAGGAGATCATCCCACTTGGAAATTAG
- a CDS encoding YhcH/YjgK/YiaL family protein codes for MILDSLENSKRIECIHPLFKQAFDYVKSTDFSKMEDGKYDIADAGFTVSIASLFGKEKSEAAIETHKKFIDIQFPLLGVEKIGWKPGDQLLEESVPYNEEQDIAFYIDKPTAYTKIYPGQFAIYFPEDGHAPGIGQGNIRKVVIKIPVQ; via the coding sequence ATGATTCTAGACTCACTTGAGAACTCTAAGCGGATCGAATGTATCCATCCGCTGTTTAAGCAGGCTTTTGACTATGTTAAGTCTACTGATTTTTCAAAAATGGAAGATGGTAAATACGATATAGCGGACGCTGGTTTCACGGTTAGCATCGCCAGCCTCTTCGGAAAGGAGAAGTCGGAAGCGGCCATCGAGACCCACAAGAAATTTATCGATATCCAATTCCCCTTATTGGGCGTAGAGAAAATCGGGTGGAAACCGGGAGATCAATTACTAGAGGAGTCCGTTCCATACAACGAGGAGCAAGATATCGCCTTTTATATCGACAAACCTACCGCCTATACGAAAATCTATCCCGGACAATTCGCCATTTATTTCCCGGAAGACGGGCACGCCCCGGGTATCGGCCAAGGGAATATCCGGAAGGTGGTTATCAAGATCCCGGTCCAATAG
- a CDS encoding heavy metal translocating P-type ATPase, whose product MKDLETIILPVLEMSCAVCANNVENTVKGLPGVEEASVNFAANTLSVKYHPSLITPQKMREAVQEAGYDLVVEVEDPTAVQEEMAREHYRKLRRNTIGAWVLSIPLALLGMVFMHTPGGNWIMMALALVIMIVFGRSFYVNGVRHALHGSANMDTLVALSTSIAFLFSFFNTVYPQFWYEKGLEPHVYYEASGVIIAFVLLGKLLEERAKNSTSSAIKSLMGLQPKTARRVRDGQEEEVSISFLRVGDLVSVRPGEKIPVDGTVSQGSSSVDESMLSGEPIPVVKSQGDRVLAGTINQKGAFLMEATGVGSATVLSQIVQMVQAAQGSKAPVQRIVDKISGIFVPIVVGLAILTFIVWLVVGGSGYFSYALLSAVSVLVIACPCALGLATPTALMVGMGKGAEHHILIKDAFALENLCKVDTVVLDKTGTLTEGVPEVTDSFWVSEASRDMLDILYTAEMKSEHPLASAILSWLKGTEAAEIDADSFESVTGRGIQMQVHGVTYWVGSKGFLETFKAMVPPEAGREIIRWEEDGKSIVYYGWESELLAVMAISDRLKLTSGEAVEALKEMGIEVHLLTGDGKRTAETVAAMLDIRHYKADVLPSDKEEYIRSLQAAGRKVAMVGDGINDSQALARADVSIAMGKGTDIAMDVAMVTLITSDLMLLPDAIRLSKRTVRSIHQNLFWAFIYNLIGIPLAAGGLFPVNGLLLNPMLASAAMAFSSVSVVLNSLRLKWSKL is encoded by the coding sequence ATGAAAGATTTGGAGACAATTATACTACCGGTTCTCGAGATGAGTTGCGCCGTATGTGCCAATAACGTAGAGAATACGGTGAAGGGACTTCCCGGCGTGGAAGAGGCATCGGTGAATTTCGCGGCGAATACGCTTTCCGTCAAATACCATCCATCCTTGATTACTCCTCAGAAAATGAGAGAGGCCGTGCAGGAGGCCGGATACGATTTGGTCGTGGAGGTAGAGGATCCGACGGCGGTACAGGAAGAGATGGCACGAGAGCATTACCGGAAGCTACGCCGGAATACGATCGGGGCGTGGGTACTTTCCATTCCGCTGGCCCTGCTGGGAATGGTGTTTATGCATACGCCCGGCGGTAACTGGATCATGATGGCGCTGGCCTTGGTGATTATGATCGTGTTCGGGCGGTCGTTCTACGTGAACGGCGTGCGCCATGCGTTGCACGGTAGCGCCAATATGGATACATTGGTGGCGTTGAGTACCTCGATCGCTTTCCTGTTCAGTTTCTTCAATACCGTATACCCGCAGTTCTGGTATGAGAAAGGATTGGAGCCGCATGTTTATTATGAGGCATCCGGCGTGATCATAGCATTCGTTCTGTTGGGTAAACTTCTGGAGGAGCGGGCGAAGAACAGCACTTCTTCCGCTATCAAGAGCTTGATGGGATTGCAGCCTAAAACCGCCCGTCGTGTGCGAGATGGTCAGGAGGAAGAGGTCTCTATCTCGTTCTTGCGGGTGGGAGATCTTGTCAGTGTCCGTCCCGGTGAGAAGATCCCGGTGGACGGCACGGTGTCTCAAGGTTCCTCTTCCGTGGATGAGAGCATGTTGAGTGGCGAGCCGATTCCTGTCGTGAAATCACAAGGCGACCGAGTCTTGGCCGGGACGATCAACCAAAAGGGCGCTTTCTTGATGGAGGCGACCGGGGTGGGGAGCGCTACCGTATTATCGCAAATCGTACAGATGGTACAAGCCGCTCAAGGAAGTAAGGCGCCCGTGCAGCGTATCGTTGATAAAATAAGTGGTATATTTGTACCGATCGTTGTCGGATTGGCGATACTTACTTTTATCGTCTGGCTGGTAGTAGGAGGAAGCGGGTACTTCTCGTACGCTCTCTTATCGGCGGTATCGGTATTGGTGATCGCTTGCCCTTGCGCGTTGGGACTTGCTACGCCAACTGCCTTGATGGTCGGGATGGGTAAAGGCGCCGAGCATCATATATTGATCAAAGACGCTTTTGCCTTGGAAAACCTTTGTAAGGTGGATACCGTCGTGCTGGATAAGACCGGGACCTTGACCGAGGGCGTACCCGAGGTGACTGACTCTTTCTGGGTATCGGAGGCAAGCCGGGATATGCTGGATATCCTTTATACCGCCGAGATGAAGTCTGAGCATCCTTTGGCGTCCGCTATCCTCTCATGGTTGAAAGGAACGGAGGCTGCGGAGATCGACGCTGATAGTTTCGAGAGCGTAACGGGGCGTGGTATCCAAATGCAGGTACATGGCGTGACGTATTGGGTAGGAAGCAAAGGCTTTTTGGAAACCTTCAAGGCGATGGTTCCGCCCGAGGCTGGGCGGGAAATCATCCGGTGGGAAGAGGATGGCAAGAGTATCGTTTATTACGGTTGGGAATCGGAATTGCTTGCGGTCATGGCTATTTCGGATCGGTTGAAACTTACGTCGGGAGAGGCGGTAGAGGCCTTGAAAGAAATGGGTATCGAGGTTCATTTATTGACCGGCGATGGGAAACGGACCGCCGAGACCGTTGCGGCCATGCTGGATATCCGTCATTATAAGGCGGATGTCTTGCCGAGCGATAAGGAGGAGTATATCCGTTCCTTGCAAGCCGCCGGAAGGAAAGTGGCTATGGTGGGGGATGGTATCAACGACTCGCAAGCCTTGGCCCGTGCGGATGTGAGCATTGCGATGGGTAAGGGAACGGATATCGCCATGGATGTGGCGATGGTCACGTTGATTACTTCGGATTTGATGTTATTGCCGGATGCGATCCGCTTGTCGAAACGTACGGTTCGCTCGATCCACCAGAATTTATTCTGGGCATTTATCTATAACTTGATCGGAATCCCATTGGCGGCGGGGGGCTTATTCCCGGTGAACGGATTGTTACTGAACCCGATGTTGGCGAGTGCTGCGATGGCTTTCAGTTCCGTGTCGGTGGTATTAAATAGCTTACGGTTGAAATGGAGTAAACTTTAA
- a CDS encoding heavy-metal-associated domain-containing protein produces the protein MATLKFKTNAKCGGCVAAIGAKLNKLVKEDAWSIDLKSPDKTLTITTDLPAETILSAVSEAGFKASAL, from the coding sequence ATGGCAACATTAAAATTTAAGACAAACGCTAAATGTGGCGGATGCGTGGCGGCTATCGGCGCTAAATTGAATAAATTAGTAAAAGAGGACGCATGGTCGATCGACTTGAAATCCCCGGATAAAACATTGACTATAACAACCGATCTTCCGGCGGAGACAATTCTTTCCGCCGTATCGGAGGCCGGTTTCAAGGCTAGCGCCTTGTAG
- the trhA gene encoding PAQR family membrane homeostasis protein TrhA, translating into MRKQRQTHGEEVANVLTHGAGMLFGLTAIVVLMIAGIRTGDPWVIGSFAVYALCMTSSYVTSTFYHAASDPKRKCQLRRWDHSAIYLHIAGTYTPFTLVALRDEGFWGWGLFITVWLAAVIGVWFSFRRMKKKDNLKTVCYLLMSWVVIIAFKPLIDVFQRTDSMYVLYWLIGGGLFYSLGTIFFFLDKYKYMHSAWHLFVLGGTVCHFIAIYNLV; encoded by the coding sequence ATGAGAAAACAAAGACAGACTCATGGTGAGGAAGTAGCGAATGTGCTTACGCATGGTGCGGGCATGTTGTTCGGCTTAACGGCGATTGTCGTCTTGATGATCGCCGGGATTCGTACAGGTGATCCGTGGGTGATCGGTAGTTTCGCCGTTTATGCGTTGTGCATGACTTCCTCGTATGTGACCTCTACCTTTTACCACGCCGCTTCCGATCCCAAGCGGAAATGCCAGTTGCGCCGTTGGGATCATAGCGCTATTTATTTGCATATTGCGGGTACTTATACGCCATTTACCTTGGTGGCTCTCCGCGACGAGGGTTTCTGGGGCTGGGGATTATTTATTACGGTTTGGCTGGCAGCGGTTATCGGCGTATGGTTTAGCTTCCGTCGGATGAAGAAAAAGGATAATCTGAAAACGGTTTGTTATCTGCTGATGAGCTGGGTGGTGATTATCGCTTTCAAACCATTGATCGATGTTTTCCAGCGTACGGATTCGATGTATGTCTTATATTGGTTGATCGGAGGAGGCTTGTTCTATTCCTTAGGAACGATTTTTTTCTTTCTGGATAAATATAAATATATGCATTCCGCATGGCATTTATTCGTTCTCGGGGGAACGGTTTGCCATTTTATAGCGATCTATAATTTGGTGTAA
- a CDS encoding TldD/PmbA family protein: MITNENKKLAQWAMEYALKNGCQSSRVTLYNGSSSSFEIRDMKIDRLQQASENSMVVHLFVDGRYGSYSTNRLDKKELEKFIKDGISATRFLAEDKARTLPDASLYYKGGAADLRLVDPNFDSVQPDDKVALAMSVCEEIMGKDDRIISANASYSDEKDFKYMVASNGFEGEASGSSYGLVGSVSIRGEGDARPESYWYDSSLYYDELVKTGIGTKALERVLRKLGQRKVASGKYTMIVDNMNSSRLLSPVIGAIYGSSIQQKNSFLLDKIDQKVASDKMTLIDEPHLVKASGARYFDSEGVATKRLPVFEQGILKTYYIDTYSANKMGMEQTIGSPSILTMRNGDKDLDGLIASIDKGILVTGFNGGNCNSTTGDFSYGVEGFLIERGKLSQPISEMNATGNMLSLWSNLAEVGNDPRLSSSWRIPSLLFNGVDFSGL, from the coding sequence ATGATAACAAACGAAAATAAGAAATTGGCTCAATGGGCCATGGAATATGCCTTGAAGAATGGTTGTCAGTCTTCACGTGTCACGCTTTACAATGGTTCCAGCAGTTCGTTTGAGATACGGGATATGAAAATAGACCGTCTGCAACAGGCGTCCGAGAACAGCATGGTGGTTCATTTGTTCGTGGACGGCCGTTACGGCTCCTACTCTACCAATCGCTTGGATAAGAAAGAGCTGGAGAAGTTCATCAAGGATGGTATCTCCGCCACTCGTTTCCTCGCCGAGGACAAGGCTCGCACGCTGCCGGACGCTTCCTTGTATTATAAAGGTGGGGCGGCGGACTTGCGATTGGTCGACCCGAATTTCGACTCCGTGCAACCGGACGACAAGGTAGCGTTGGCCATGAGCGTCTGTGAGGAAATCATGGGCAAGGACGACCGGATCATCTCCGCCAACGCTTCCTACAGCGACGAGAAGGACTTTAAGTACATGGTAGCCAGCAACGGTTTCGAAGGCGAGGCTTCTGGTTCCTCTTATGGCTTGGTGGGGAGTGTCAGCATCCGTGGGGAGGGTGACGCCCGTCCCGAGTCTTATTGGTACGACTCTTCCTTGTATTATGACGAGCTGGTGAAGACCGGTATCGGTACGAAAGCGCTGGAACGGGTGCTTCGAAAACTGGGACAGCGGAAAGTGGCGTCCGGTAAATATACCATGATCGTGGATAACATGAACTCCAGTCGTCTGCTTTCTCCAGTAATCGGAGCCATTTACGGTTCCTCCATCCAGCAAAAGAACTCTTTCTTGTTGGATAAGATCGACCAAAAGGTAGCGAGCGACAAGATGACCTTGATAGATGAGCCTCATTTGGTAAAGGCTTCCGGCGCACGTTATTTCGATAGCGAGGGTGTTGCCACGAAACGTCTTCCGGTATTCGAGCAGGGTATATTGAAAACGTATTATATCGATACGTATTCCGCCAACAAGATGGGCATGGAACAAACGATCGGCTCTCCCTCGATTCTTACCATGCGGAATGGTGATAAGGATCTGGACGGATTGATCGCCTCTATCGACAAAGGTATATTGGTGACCGGCTTCAACGGTGGAAACTGCAATAGCACGACCGGCGATTTCTCGTATGGTGTGGAAGGTTTCTTGATCGAGAGAGGCAAGCTATCCCAACCGATCTCCGAGATGAACGCCACGGGTAATATGCTCTCCCTATGGAGTAACCTAGCGGAAGTCGGAAACGACCCCCGCCTATCCTCCAGCTGGCGAATCCCTTCCTTGCTTTTCAATGGGGTTGATTTTAGCGGATTATAA
- a CDS encoding TldD/PmbA family protein, which produces MNINRRDFIKTGGMVMLGTLAAPSLLGSCTGSEGDKAAGISFAMNYFKVSEGDLRKVLAAALEKGGDYADLFFEHSYRNNVGLQDGAVNRASSNIDFGMGVRVLAGDQTGYAYVENVTLDEMLKAARTAARIATGSANTTAINLTEKACTNNFYNVQTPWDEIAINDKMPFLQKLNDQIFAKDKRVTKVMASLGDTTSHILFCNSEGQIYYDYRPMSALSAVCIMEDNGKIENSYAARAFRMGAEFLTDDLINELAQEAVDKTSILFQAIKPKGGEMPVVMGAGGSGILLHEAIGHAFEADFNRKNTSIFSDQLNKKVCNEHINVVDDGTIPFNRGSVNIDDEGVDGQKTYIVREGVLTSYLHDRISAKHYGIPSTGNGRRESFRQMPIPRMRATYMEAGNVTEEEIISTVKKGIYAANFTNGQVQIGAGDFTFFVKDGYLIENGKLTQPIKDINIIGNGPKALADITMVGNNYKMDNGTWTCGKDGQSCPVTCGMPSALVSKLTVGGEN; this is translated from the coding sequence ATGAATATTAACAGACGTGATTTCATTAAAACAGGAGGTATGGTTATGCTTGGAACATTAGCGGCTCCTTCCTTACTAGGAAGTTGCACCGGTAGTGAGGGGGATAAAGCAGCCGGTATTTCATTCGCCATGAATTATTTCAAGGTGAGTGAGGGGGATTTGAGGAAGGTATTGGCGGCAGCCTTGGAGAAAGGCGGGGATTATGCCGATTTGTTTTTCGAGCATTCATACAGGAACAACGTGGGGTTGCAGGATGGTGCCGTAAACCGTGCCTCATCCAACATCGATTTTGGGATGGGCGTACGAGTCTTGGCTGGTGACCAAACGGGATACGCCTACGTAGAGAACGTTACCTTAGACGAGATGCTGAAGGCGGCTCGCACGGCCGCACGGATCGCCACCGGATCGGCGAACACCACCGCAATAAACCTGACGGAAAAAGCGTGTACGAACAATTTCTATAACGTACAAACACCTTGGGACGAGATAGCCATTAATGACAAGATGCCTTTCTTGCAGAAACTGAACGATCAGATATTCGCAAAGGACAAGCGGGTCACCAAGGTGATGGCCTCTTTGGGAGACACGACCTCTCATATCTTATTCTGTAACTCGGAAGGGCAGATTTATTACGATTATCGCCCGATGAGCGCCTTGAGCGCCGTCTGCATCATGGAGGATAACGGGAAGATCGAGAACTCGTACGCCGCACGGGCTTTTCGTATGGGAGCGGAATTCCTGACGGACGACCTGATCAACGAGCTTGCCCAAGAGGCAGTGGATAAGACCTCTATCTTATTTCAGGCGATCAAGCCAAAAGGCGGGGAAATGCCTGTTGTCATGGGTGCCGGTGGCTCTGGCATCTTATTGCACGAGGCGATCGGCCATGCTTTCGAGGCGGATTTCAACCGTAAGAACACCTCTATTTTCTCCGATCAGCTGAACAAGAAAGTTTGCAACGAGCATATCAACGTGGTGGACGACGGCACGATTCCTTTCAACCGGGGCTCGGTCAATATCGATGACGAGGGTGTGGACGGACAAAAAACCTATATCGTACGGGAGGGAGTCTTGACCAGTTATCTGCACGATCGTATCAGCGCAAAACATTACGGCATCCCCTCTACGGGCAATGGCCGCCGGGAGTCTTTCCGTCAGATGCCTATCCCCCGTATGCGTGCCACTTATATGGAAGCGGGCAACGTGACGGAAGAGGAGATCATCTCTACCGTAAAGAAAGGTATCTATGCCGCCAACTTCACGAACGGGCAGGTACAGATTGGCGCAGGCGATTTTACCTTCTTCGTGAAGGATGGTTACTTGATCGAGAACGGCAAGCTCACCCAACCTATCAAGGATATCAATATCATCGGTAACGGCCCGAAAGCGTTGGCGGATATCACGATGGTGGGTAATAATTATAAAATGGATAACGGCACATGGACCTGCGGTAAGGATGGACAGTCTTGCCCGGTAACCTGCGGTATGCCGTCGGCCTTAGTCAGCAAACTTACAGTAGGAGGAGAAAACTAA